CGTCTGCAGATAGCTCGGGTTGGTGGACATCACGCGCACCAGGTGTTCCGGGTCGCGCACGAAGTAGAGCGTGCAGTCGAACACCGCGCCCAGCCACTTGTGCGCGTTGACGATGAGCGAGTCGGCCTGTTCGACGCCTTCCCACATGAAGCGGCACTCGGGGAGGATCATCGCCGAGCCGGCCATGGCGGCGTCAACGTGCAGCCACACACCGTGCTCGGTAGTCACCTTGGCGATGGCCGCCAGCGGATCGAGCGCCGTGGACGTCGTGGTGCCGGTGGTCGCCACGACCGCGCACGGGCGATTGCCGGCGGCGAGGTCGGCCTGGATCAGCGCGTCGAGCGCGTACGGCCGCATCGCGTAGGCGGTGTCGTGCGGCACCACGCGAACGTGCTCACGGCCGAAGCCGGCCAGCAGCGCCGCCTTCTCCACCGAGCTGTGACTGTGGGCCGTGGTGTAGACCATCAGCGGCCTGGCTTCGGCCTGCAAGCCGCCGCGGCCAAGGCTGTAATTGGTGGCCCGCTCGCGCGCGCACAACAGCGCCACCAGGGTGCTGGTGGACGCGGTGTCGTTCAGCACGCCGCTCCAGGCCGGCGACAGGCCGAGCATCTGGCGCATCCAGTCGAGGGTGACCTCCTCGACTTCCGTCAGGGCGGGACTCGACTGCCACGCCAGTCCGATCACGCCGAGACCCGAACTCAGCAGGTCGCCGAGCACGCTCGCGAACAGGCCGTTGGACGGGAAGTAACCGAAGAAGCGCGGGTGCTGCCAGTTGGTGATGCCAGGCATCACCACGGTGTCGATGTCGGCGGCGATGGTGTCGAACGACTCGCCGTGCTTGGGCGGCGCCGGCG
This genomic interval from Vicinamibacterales bacterium contains the following:
- a CDS encoding pyridoxal-dependent decarboxylase — its product is MTPDEFRKAGHALIDWIADYRATVESRPVVAQSAPGDIKAKLPPAPPKHGESFDTIAADIDTVVMPGITNWQHPRFFGYFPSNGLFASVLGDLLSSGLGVIGLAWQSSPALTEVEEVTLDWMRQMLGLSPAWSGVLNDTASTSTLVALLCARERATNYSLGRGGLQAEARPLMVYTTAHSHSSVEKAALLAGFGREHVRVVPHDTAYAMRPYALDALIQADLAAGNRPCAVVATTGTTTSTALDPLAAIAKVTTEHGVWLHVDAAMAGSAMILPECRFMWEGVEQADSLIVNAHKWLGAVFDCTLYFVRDPEHLVRVMSTNPSYLQTAADGRVKNYRDWGLPLGRRFRALKLWFLIREQGVEGLQARLRRDIANAEWLEGQIKATPGWKVLAPVPLQTLCVRHEPGWLSEEALDLHTQAWAARVNQSGAAYLTPAILDGRWMVRVSIGAEQTERVHVEQLWALMQQAVVPEGRDFSPAGNQS